A genome region from Paracoccus stylophorae includes the following:
- a CDS encoding DEAD/DEAH box helicase produces MRLRPRQKTFVERSVAALASRGNTLGVAPTGAGKTIMLSAVTGEMIGAMSKNTGAKACVLAHRDELTAQNRAKFQRVVPGVATSVIDATEKSWDGQVAFAIVPTLARASNLADMPRLDLLVVDEAHHAVADSYRRIIDRVREANPDARIFGVTATPNRGDRKGLREVFDNVADQVRLGELIASGHLVLPRTFVIDVGVQDELRSVRKTMSDFDMTEVAGIMDRAPVTDEVIRHWKEKAGDRQTVVFCSTVAHAEHVTDAFRAAGVSAALIHGDLAAETRKAILGDYAAGNIRVVVNVAVLTEGWDHPPTSCVVLLRPSSYKSTMIQMVGRGLRTVDPEEHPGIVKTDCIILDFGTSSLTHGTLEQDVDLDGRVPTPGEAPTKLCPECKAEIPIAVTECPICGCELPREGAEPIDSFVMTELDLLERSSFAWVDLFGDDAALMANGFHAWGGVFFLEGRWHAVGGAKGKATRLLSVGERIVCLAQADDWLNTHETDESAFKSKGWLKQDATEKQLNCLPPEFRRDYGLTRYRASALISFQFNKRDIRRLVTAAEPERRAA; encoded by the coding sequence ATGCGCCTGCGCCCTCGCCAGAAGACCTTCGTCGAGCGCAGCGTGGCTGCGCTCGCTTCCCGCGGCAACACGCTGGGCGTGGCGCCCACCGGTGCGGGCAAGACCATCATGCTCTCGGCGGTCACCGGCGAGATGATCGGTGCCATGTCAAAGAATACGGGGGCCAAGGCCTGCGTGCTGGCCCATCGCGACGAGCTGACGGCGCAGAACCGCGCCAAGTTCCAGCGCGTGGTGCCGGGCGTCGCCACATCGGTCATCGACGCCACGGAGAAGTCGTGGGACGGCCAGGTCGCCTTCGCCATAGTGCCGACGCTGGCGCGCGCCTCTAATCTCGCCGACATGCCGCGTCTCGACCTGCTGGTCGTCGACGAGGCGCATCACGCCGTCGCCGACAGCTATCGCCGCATCATCGATCGGGTGCGTGAGGCCAATCCCGACGCCCGGATCTTCGGGGTCACGGCCACGCCGAACCGGGGCGACAGGAAGGGGCTGCGCGAGGTCTTTGACAATGTCGCCGACCAGGTTCGGCTGGGCGAGCTGATCGCCTCGGGCCACCTCGTGCTGCCACGCACCTTCGTCATCGACGTGGGCGTGCAGGACGAGTTGCGTTCTGTGCGCAAGACCATGTCGGATTTCGACATGACGGAGGTGGCGGGCATCATGGATCGCGCCCCCGTCACCGACGAGGTGATCCGCCACTGGAAGGAAAAGGCGGGCGACCGGCAGACTGTGGTGTTCTGCTCCACCGTCGCGCACGCCGAACACGTCACCGACGCGTTCAGGGCAGCTGGCGTTTCCGCCGCGCTGATCCACGGCGATCTGGCTGCCGAGACCCGCAAGGCGATCCTCGGAGACTACGCGGCGGGGAACATCCGCGTCGTGGTCAACGTGGCGGTGCTGACCGAGGGCTGGGACCATCCGCCCACCTCCTGCGTCGTGCTGCTGCGCCCCAGCTCCTACAAGTCCACAATGATCCAGATGGTCGGGCGCGGCCTGCGCACCGTCGATCCCGAGGAACACCCCGGAATCGTGAAGACCGACTGCATCATACTCGACTTCGGGACGTCGAGTCTCACGCACGGCACGCTGGAACAGGATGTCGATCTCGACGGGCGCGTTCCGACGCCGGGGGAAGCCCCGACGAAACTCTGCCCCGAATGCAAGGCCGAGATCCCGATCGCGGTCACCGAATGCCCGATCTGCGGGTGCGAGTTGCCGCGCGAAGGCGCTGAGCCAATCGACAGTTTCGTCATGACCGAGCTCGATCTTCTCGAGCGATCGAGTTTCGCGTGGGTGGACCTGTTCGGCGACGACGCCGCGCTGATGGCCAACGGCTTTCACGCCTGGGGCGGCGTGTTCTTCCTCGAGGGCCGCTGGCACGCGGTCGGGGGCGCCAAAGGCAAGGCGACGCGGCTCCTGAGCGTGGGCGAGCGCATCGTCTGTCTCGCGCAGGCCGACGACTGGCTGAACACCCATGAGACCGACGAGAGCGCCTTCAAGTCGAAGGGCTGGCTGAAGCAGGACGCGACGGAAAAGCAGCTGAACTGCCTGCCGCCCGAGTTCCGGCGCGACTACGGCCTGACCAGATATCGCGCCTCCGCGCTGATCTCGTTTCAGTTCAACAAGCGCGACATCCGGCGCCTCGTCACGGCGGCCGAGCCCGAGCGGAGGGCGGCGTGA
- a CDS encoding DUF6511 domain-containing protein yields the protein MNHVAQVQSPPAAPADCPERIRLWHPRLKPCAVCLRPARGFGFFNPYKPRPREHRWFCSMHCQAFFAARHRKGLTMQGTTDEERLAIAIVMKRLGETMDLIGWDKRLRDLTETDVTALIEEVLEGYGAEMSRIAAGREVPF from the coding sequence GTGAATCATGTCGCGCAAGTCCAATCCCCGCCCGCAGCGCCTGCGGATTGCCCGGAGCGTATTCGGCTCTGGCACCCGCGCCTCAAGCCTTGCGCCGTCTGTCTGCGCCCCGCGCGCGGCTTCGGCTTCTTCAACCCCTACAAACCCCGCCCTCGCGAACACCGCTGGTTCTGCTCGATGCACTGCCAGGCGTTCTTCGCGGCTCGCCACCGGAAAGGACTGACCATGCAGGGAACGACCGATGAAGAACGCCTCGCCATTGCAATTGTGATGAAGCGGCTGGGCGAGACGATGGACCTGATCGGCTGGGACAAGCGGCTGCGCGATCTCACCGAAACCGATGTCACCGCCCTGATTGAGGAGGTGCTGGAAGGTTACGGCGCCGAGATGTCGCGCATCGCCGCCGGGCGCGAGGTGCCGTTCTGA